A genomic stretch from Silurus meridionalis isolate SWU-2019-XX chromosome 1, ASM1480568v1, whole genome shotgun sequence includes:
- the tmem198b gene encoding transmembrane protein 198-B, translated as MTSTRQTMAFKLAPPPREVGPEPLDPCDLGTERRYEVVPTVVCSMCCLFGIIYCFFGYRCFKAVLFLTGLMFGSVVVFLLCYKERVLDTQLSAEASAGIGLGIGTLCGLVTMLVRSVGLFMVGLLLGLLAGIGTLVGMEELSSAPPRSVWVPLGVLLGLGMLFAVLTLQWQRFFTTLSTAAFGAAVIAVAADYFVELFALVHYIYERVKAVPARSECWVTWAVLGAWPALALLGALVQWRVTAEGYSHTKVMISRQQRRVQLMRIRQKEERRECSRKKRRKQQSQLHTHLGKALHPEPPYRRKPQPVRRYDGDVLSPSYIQSFRERQGEGCVYPGSRLSGTHTAVDIDYECGSTVPLTSGAGPNLRV; from the exons ATGACGTCCACTCGGCAGACGATGGCCTTCAAACTGGCTCCGCCCCCACGAGAAGTTGGTCCAGAGCCACTTGATCCTTGTGATTTGGGAACGGAACGCCGTTATGAGGTGGTACCAACCGTGGTCTGCTCCATGTGTTGCCTGTTTGGCATTATCTACTGCTTTTTTG GTTACCGCTGTTTCAAGGCCGTGCTTTTCCTGACAGGCCTGATGTTCGGCTCGGTGGTGGTCTTCCTGCTGTGCTACAAGGAACGAGTGCTGGACACACAGCTTAGCGCCGAGGCGAGCGCAGGAATCGGGCTAGGCATCGGCACACTATGCGGTCTGGTCACTATGCTGGTGCGCAGTGTTGGTCTCTTCATGGTAGGCCTGCTCCTGGGTCTGCTGGCAGGCATTGGCACTCTGGTGGGCATGGAGGAGTTGTCATCCGCACCGCCGCGATCAGTGTGGGTGCCGCTCGGGGTGTTGCTGGGCCTGGGAATGCTGTTCGCTGTTCTCACACTGCAGTGGCAGCGCTTCTTCACCACTCTGTCTACCGCGGCTTTCGGAGCAGCCGTTATCGCCGTGGCAGCCGATTACTTTGTAGAGCTGTTCGCGTTGGTGCACTACATCTATGAGAGGGTGAAGGCTGTGCCGGCACGCTCGGAGTGTTGGGTGACATGGGCTGTGCTCGGAGCCTGGCCTGCCCTCGCCCTGTTGGGAGCACTCGTCCAGTGGCGTGTGACGGCTGAAGGGTATTCCCACACTAAAG TGATGATTAGCCGTCAGCAGCGGCGAGTGCAGCTCATGCGGATCAGAcagaaggaggagaggagggagtgcagcaggaagaaaaggaggaagcAGCAGTCTCAGCTCCACACGCACTTGGGCAAAGCCTTGCACCCAGAACCGCCATACCGTAGGAAACCCCAGCCCGTCCGCCGATATGATGGAGATGTCCTCTCGCcg AGCTACATCCAGAGTTTCCGAGAGCGACAAGGGGAAGGGTGTGTGTATCCAGGTTCTCGGCTCTCCGGGACACACACAGCTGTGGACATAGACTACGAGTGCGGCTCAACTGTCCCCCTCACCTCTGGGGCTGGACCTAACCTTCGAGTGTGA